CACTCGATTGCAGCAGCTTCCAATACGCATCCAATGAGAATGATAGCGATAGCATGGGCCTCCCCTCAACAGGCGGTATCATGGCCGTTAAGATCACTGTTCCGTCGATCTCCATCAAAATAGATGCAATCAATTTCAGGGTATCGCGAGATCCTAACATGAATGGACACACGGTATCTGCCGTTATCCTGGATGATTATGGAAACATCGTTGCCAATTCAGATCCTTTCACACTCACGGATGCCATGATGGGAACGGATCAGGTCATTCCCCTTCTCGCTCCTGCATATTTCAATCCCGGTGAAAATTTCTATGCCGGCATATTGCAGGAAAGCGGCGCCATCTATCCTGTTGCAACGGCCCGGCCCGCAGGCTCTCCATCCGGTATCAATTATATTTTCGATGCGTCAGGCGGCATCGGTACGGAAGATACTGACAGAGGAATTTACCTGATCGGTATCAAAACCAGTAGCTTCCTCGAATTCACTTCTTCCGTGTATGAGCGGATCATGGATGGTACACTCGCTATGTTTGTGGCTACGCCTGGATTCTCGCATTACAATTTCAAAGTGAATGGCGAATCGAAATATGCAGGTACCGATAACTATTTTACTTACTTCCCTGCCAATGGGGATGTAGTAACCCTGGATGTTGAGATCAACGGTTGCACGGAAACTGCCGGTGAGGTCTATACTATCGATGTGGTTCCCATCACACCCGGCTCCGGTAATATCCTCTATGTGAACCAGCATTCAGTGAGTACCGGTGATGGCAGCAGCTGGTCAACCCCGATGGCCGATCTTTCCGATGCACTTCGCTGGGCTAAAGCCAGGCAAAGCAATTTCACCAGCGCCAACCCGCTGAAGATCTTTGTTGCCGGGGGCACCTACAAACCAATGTACAGTGCCGTGGATGAAACTTTCGGAATGGACGGCGGCCCCAGCAATGCTTTCCTGATGGTAAAGAACGTACAGATCTACGGAGGCTTTGCAGGATACGAAAGCTCACCTGATCAACGGGACCTTTCATTGACTGCCAACAAGACCATCCTCAGTGGCGATTACAGCGATGATGATTATATTTCCGGCGATGGCCTTTCGCTCACCATGAACAATATGATGGAGAACGCCTTTCACATTGTAGTGGCAGCTGGAGATGTAGGTAATGCAGTACTGGACGGCTTCACCATCAGGGGTGGTGGCGGCGAATTGTATGGTATGCCCTGGGAAGTGATCAATGGCAATCAACTGATGGTCCAATATGGAGGCGGTATTTACATTCATGCATCTTCTCCGCGTATCAATAATGTAATAATAGCAGGCAACAAAGCCGATATGTTCGGCGGAGGCATCTATCTCAGTCACTCGTCAGCAGCCATCACCAATACGCTGATCTATAAGAACTATGCAGGCATCAGTGGTGGCGGAATTTACAACGATATCAACTCTGACGTTTATCATACCAACCTTACCATTACCAATAACCGCGCGCTGACTTCCGGCAGCGCTATGGCCAATTCAGCCGCTACTGTACATTTGCGCAACAGCATCCTTTACGGAAATGGCTCGGGAATCGACAATCACAACAGCACACTGGATGCAAGCTACAGCCTGGTGCAGGGAATGCCTGCAGATGCTGCCAAACATATTCTGTCAGGCAGTACTGATCCTCTGTTCAATGATGTATCGGGCGATGATTATACACTCAGATCCGTGAGCGGCCTGATCAACAAAGGCAATAACCTGTATTTCCAGGCAGGCCAGTCTCCCGACCTCTCTGCCATCACAAAAGACCTGAATGGCAAAACGCGTATCGGTGAAGGTGTTATCGACATTGGCGCTTATGAAGCCAAACCAACACTCGAAATACTGCAGCATCCGGGCAGCGTAACCAGTTGCCAGGAAACCGAGGTGAACTTTTTTGTAATCGTCAATTCTTCAGGATCTACCAACCCATCCTATCAATGGCAGCAAAGTACAGATGGCAATAACTGGACGGATATCAACAATGCCACCCAATCCAGCTACCTGGTGAAAGCCACCTCCAATAAGCAATTCCGTTGTATAGTGGGCATTCCGGGTTTTTCGGTTACCTCCAATGCAGCAACGCTCACCACCACTGTATTTGAGCGGCCGGTGATCAATATACCCGATGAGATCTGCCTAAGTGAAAATGCAGTTGAATTGAAAGCAAGCCCTGCAGGTGGTGTGTTCGAAGGCAGCGGCGTAACGGAGAACAGCTGGAACCTGCTCGGGTTCAAGTCTGGCAAACAAACTATCAGTTACACCTATACGAGCGATAATGGTTGTATAGGTCATGTTGAAAAGACCATCAACCTGATATCATGTAAATCCGATGGTCCTGTCAAGCTGTTCCAGAGCAATCCGAATCCTGCCACCAGCATCATCACGGTTAAGGTGGATGTGGGAAGAGAGATCAGGGATGCAGAGCTGATCATCAGCAGTTTGAACGGTCAATGGGTGGTACGCAAGCCGGTAACGCTCTATCGGGGGATGAATGTGCACGAGTTCAATATCAGCGGGCTTGGCGCGGGAATGTACTTTATCAGTATTTATAATGAAAGTAAGAAGCCGTTGGCAACGATAAGGCTGATCAGGAAATAAATGGAATACCAGAAATACCAGGTATTCACACATAAAAGAACGCAGGGAGCAAAAGCTTCCTGCGTTTTTTGTGAAGGGAAAGGTCTGAAAAAGTTAGAGACCACCTTGGGGGCAGTCTCTCCTGTAAAACCGGCCTGTAATATCATCTTGCCTTAGGGTACTCTCTTACGGATCCAGGGTTACGGACTAAAAAGGGTTGCACATGCCGTTCAGGCAATTACAAGATGTAAAAGCCCTATGACCAATAGAAGTTTATTCGATCAACAGGCGGAAATAGCCGTTCAATACACCCAAAACCCGGACAGGTAAAAACGCGTTTTCCCGTTGCGTAACCTTGTGTTAATAACTAAAACGAATAGGCGAAAACACCAATTCGTTTGATACAAATCAACGAAAACCCGCTAAAACAGGGCATTCCAGGTAGATTTACGATAGTCAAATAATAAGTTTACTAGACAAACAGATGAAACACTACGAATTCAGAAGTAAATCCCGAACATTTAATATCGAGAAGTTCTGCTCTTGCGAAGGAAGGCGTCCGGCAGTACTTTTGTTTCAGAAGTTGATTGATAACTAAATCAATCAGTCCAATATCCGAAAATAACCTGTGTTCTGATCCAATATCCAGAAAATCCAAAAAATCCAGTATCAATCAACTTCCTTTTTCTTTTTAAATCCAAGATCCGATCCATATCCGAAGAAAGACCAAGATCCTAAATCCAATGATCAACCAGGTCCAATTGTCCGTAGAAAAACCAAGAGTCCAATCGTCCGAAGAAAAACCAGGGTCCAATCATCCGTAGAAAAACCAATCCAAATCCGGTGAAAAACGCACAATGATCCTTGATTAACCGTCCGAAGTAAAATCCAACGTCCGAAAGAAACCAAGTAGTTCCAAATCCTGTGTGTTAAGAACCGTCTGCTTTAACTCCAATACCCTCCTGCAAAAAGATCAATCTTTTGCAGGAGGACAGCAGCGGTACCTTCATCATCCTTTAACCCTGTTGCTCCCCTCCAACACAGGTGAGGCTTCACACTCAACAGGCTTATAATCCAACCTAACATAGTTTATTACCGCTTTCCTGGCCGCTTTCTTTATTTTGCAGGAAATTTGCCGATGCCATTATTCACTGACCAGACAGGCAGAACAGTCTCCATTCCTTCACATCCCAAGAGGATTATCTCACTGGTTCCTTCACAGACCGAATTACTGTATGATCTCGGGCTGGAAGAACAGGTAGCAGGCATCACCAAATTCTGTGTACATCCGGAAAAATGGTTCCGTTCCAAAACACGTATCGGCGGCACAAAAAATGTAAAACCGGAAATGGTTCATCAGCTGCAGCCGGATCTCATCATCGCCAATAAAGAAGAAAACGTAAAAGAGCAGGTTGAAGAACTGGCCGCTCACTATCCTGTATGGGTAAGCGATATCCATGATCTTAACAGCGCCCTGGAGATGGTCCGCCAGGTTGCAATAATCACAAACCGGGAAGAGAAGGGACAAATACTGGCAGAAAAGATCGAAACTGATTTCCGGCAGCTTACCTACCGGTTACCTCACCACGAAAACATACCGGTTGCTTACCTGATCTGGCGCCATCCATGGATGACAATCGGCCAGGATACATTCATCAATGATATGCTCATCCGCTGCGGGCTCACCAACGTGTTCGGTCACCTGAAAAGATATCCGGAAATCACCATCCAGGATCTGAAAGATTCCGGATGCCGCCGGCTCCTGCTTTCCTCCGAACCCTACCCTTTCAAACAACAGCATATCGATGAATTGCAAAAAGAACTGCCAAACACGAAGATCATCCTCGTGGATGGCGAACTGTTCAGCTGGTACGGCAGCCGCCTTCAATATGCGCCAGCCTATTTCCTGTCTCTTTTTACATCCGATATTTCTGTAATTTAGTTGCGCAGCATGTCAGCTATCGACGATAATGACCAGGCGCTTACAGAGCCCAACAAGCCCTCCCGCAAGAAACCCATGTTTCCTGTGCAGGAAAGCCTGCGCAGCTATCTCAAACAACATGGCCGCGAAGTGAAATTGCCCGTTTCGTATAAAGACCTCCTTCATTTCACCTACTCCGTTCCCCTGCTGGACAAGAACGGACGCGATACTTATTGGGAGACGGTCCTGTACGATATCCGCGAATTCGAATTCATCCGCGAAGGTCTGGTGAAGATGTACGCCATCCTCAAAACAGAAGGCGATCTCACTTTTACCAAACACCTGGATGTTGCCCGCATCGATTACTGCAGCTTCGGTAATTCAAATCCCTTCCGCATCCGCATCGTGAACAAGTTCAACGACAACTACGATCACTACTATATCAAGATCGCCGATGCATCACGGATTTACGGACTTGAACTGGAACACCTGCTTTCGCCCAACCGCATCACTTATCTCACTCATCACAATACACTGGTGGAAGAACATATTCCCGGTATCCCCGGCGATGTATTCATCTCAAAACACCTGAACGAACCCAGCACCAACAAGATCAGGCTGGCAAAGGAATTTGTGAAGTTCAACGAAAGATGCTTTGTACGACTGCTTGGCGATATGCGCTCCTACAATTTTGTGGTAGACATCACGCCGGACATCGAAGATTTCCAGTACCGCATCCGCGCAATCGACTTCGACCAGCAATCCTACGAAGGCAGGAAGAATTTGTATCTGCCGCAATTCTTCAAAGAAAACAAAGAACTGGTTTCGCTTTGCACCAAACACCTCAACCAGGATTCTGTGGAGCAGTATCAGATGGAGGAAAGAACCATGATGGCCTTCCGCGTGGCCAGCACCCGATTCCGGCTGATGGAACTGCTCAATATCATGGCCCGAGACAAAATCTCTACTGAAGAAAAGCTTAATCAACTGCGATCTGAACTCAGTGAATATTTCAAAAGCTCCGCCTTCCTCAAATGCACCTCCATGGGGCAACTGGTGAAACGTCAACTGAAACAGACACTGCAAAAGAACCTTGCATTGATCTCCAAGAACCTGGGAAAGTTCGAAGATTAGTTTTGCAGGGACCCAGTGACCATTTCGCTTCCTTTTCTGCTTTCAAATCTCTCTTTCATTTTCTTCCCATTCTATTTTTCTTCTTTCACTTTTCTACAAAACGAAAGATTTGTGTTTAATAAACGCGACCACCTACGTATCTTAGCGCGGCATTTAAAAAAAGACCGAAATCCTTAAAATCTATTCAACAGGAGCAATTCTTTCTTAATAATTACCATAGAAAAATTATCAAATCATGAAGAAATACAAAGCCGGTGTACTTTTCGGAGAAGAACTGGAAGCCCTGTATAAGGACGCCAAGGAAAACCAGTTTGCACTCCCTGCCGTGAACACAATTGGTAGCGACAGTATCAATGCCACGCTGGAAGCGGCAGCGAAAGTGAATTCACCGGTCATCATCCAGTTTTCAAACGGAGGTGCCCAATTCATTGCAGGCAAGGGAATGCCCAACGATCAGCTCCAGGGCAATATCCAGGGAGCTATTTCAGGCGCCCTGCACGTTCACAACGTAGCAAAATACTACGGTGTGCCTGTGGTACTGCACACAGACCATGCCGCTAAGAAATGGCTGCCATGGATCAGCGGACTGATCGATGCAGGCGAACAATATTTCAAAGAGAAAGGCCAGCCGCTTTTCAGTTCACATATGCTCGACCTTTCTGAAGAGCCCATCGAAGAAAATATCGAAACCTCCGTTGAGTTCTTCAAGCGTATGGCCCCACTTGGTATGGGAATCGAGATCGAACTGGGTGTTACCGGCGGTGAAGAAGATGGTGTTGACAACAGCGGCATCGAGAATGATAAACTCTATACGCAGCCCCAGCACGTTGCCTACGCATACAAAGAACTGGGCAAGGTTGGAAGCCTGTTCAGTGTAGCAGCTGCATTCGGCAACGTTCACGGTGTGTACAGCCCCGGCAATGTGGAGCTCCGTCCTGAGATCCTGCGTAACAGCCAGGAATATATCCAGCAGGAATTCAAAACAGGCCCCAAGCCCGTATACTTTGTATTCCACGGTGGCAGCGGCTCTCCACAGCACCAGATCCGCGAGGCTATTGGCTATGGAGCCATCAAGATGAATATCGATACCGATCTTCAATGGGCTTTCTGGGAAGGCGTACTTCAATACTACAAGAAGAATGAAGCTTATCTGCAGGGCCAGCTGGGCAATCCTGAAGGCGCAGACAAGCCCAACAAGAAGTTTTACGATCCACGCGTATGGCTCCGCAAAGGCGAGGAAAGTTTTATAAAACGTTTAGAAATTGCGTTTACTGATTTGAACTGCATTAACAGAAACGCATAAAAGTTAGAATTCCTCTGATCAAGCGGCTTTACCGCTGAAGGAAAGTCAATTTACAGTAGGCACCGGGCTCATCATGGGACTGGGAATGGTGAACGCATGCCCCTATCTTTGCCGGGCGATTGCATCACCAAACACAGAAATTATCATGCCTTCTAAAAAGATTGTTGACCTCCTCGGCGATAAAGCCGCTTATTTGCTGGAACACAAGTGCGAGACGATTGATCAATCGATGATCCATCTCCCTTCTCCTGATCATGTAGAAAGAACATGGATCAACAGCAACCGTAACAACCAGGTATTACGCAGCATGCAAACCCTGTTGGGCCACGGACGTTTGGGAAATACCGGTTACTGCAGCATTTTCCCCGTAGATCAGGGTATCGAGCACAGCGGCGGTTCCGCATTCGCTCCCAATCCCATCTATTTCGATCCTGAGAATATCATCAAACTCGCTATGGAAGGCGGTTGCAACGGCGTTGCTTCCACTTATGGCGTACTCGGTATCATGAGCCGCAAATACGCACACCGCATTCCCTTTGTTGTGAAGATCAATCACAATGAATTCCTCAGCCTTCCCAACAAATTCGATCAAACCATGTTCGGCACCGTTAAGAGCGCCTGGAATATGGGAGCAATCGCTGTTGGCGCTACCATCTACTGGGGCAGCAATGAAAGTGCACGTCAGCTGAAAGAAGTGGCTGAAGCATTCGAATATGCGCACGAACTGGGCATGGCCACTATCCTCTGGTGCTATACCCGTAACAACGGATTCAAAGTGGATGGCGTGGACTATCACACTTCTGCCGATCTTACCGGCCAGGCAAACCACCTCGGCGTAACATTGCAGGCAGACATCATCAAACAAAAATTACCTACCAACAACGGCGGTTACCTCGCTACAAAACATGGCAAGACCTCTCCGTTGGTATACGACAAGCTCACTACTGATCACCCGATCGACCTCAACCGTTACCAGGTACTGAACTGCTACAGCGGACGTGTTGGCCTCATCAACAGTGGTGGCGAAAGCAAAGGCGCAAGCGATCTCGCCGATGCTGTTTACACAGCTGTGATCAACAAACGCGCAGGCGGTATGGGACTGATCCTCGGAAGAAAAGCATTCCAGCGTCCTTTCAATGAAGGCGTACAACTGCTGCACACCACGCAGGATGTTTACCTGGATAAAGATATCACTATCGCATAACCGAATTTTTCGGAAAGTGAATGGCCGCCTGAGTTTCAGGCGGTCTTTTTTGTTTTTGTAATTGGTTCGGCTGCGTCAGACCAATTACAAAAAAACCGGCGCTGGAGCTGCGCCGGTTTTCTGTAGTAACCCTGGTCTTTTTTAATACACGTAATTCAACGCGATGATGTCATTGGCATTGAAAGGACGGTTCACTCCATTGCCAATACAAGCCAGCATCCATGAATTAGGATCAGGCCCTGTAGGCGTTCCGGGAATATGTACAGCACCAACAGTGCTGGCGCCTTCATTCACCGGAGAACCACCGCAGCTGTAAGACCTGTTCATGTAATCGGTATGACGGAAGCCGATACAATGCCCCACTTCATGAGCAATGATACTGGTTACGGTATTGATGTTCCAGGTATCCAGGTAAGACCTGTTCACCAGCACAGAACTATAAGGATTTCCACTGCTGGTGGGGAATCCTGCAGATGCCAGGTAACCTGAACCTGAAGGAGCAGGGTTGATAACGATATTTCCTCCTGAGGTTACGCGTGAAAATGTGATGCGAAGCCCCAGTGCATTGTAACGCGAAATGGCGCTGTTCACTGCTGTAACATACCTGGCAGGCAAAGAGGAATTCACACGGATAGTGATATTCCTCGGCAGTGCTGTCACCAGGTTGTAAGTGCGATACTGCTCTTCATCTGCAATACGCATCAGCATGTTCTCAGACTTGCTGTTGAGATGGTCTTTGGTAATAACAATGTCTCCCTCTACCAGGTATCCCTCACTGTGAGGTTGTACATTCTTGTTGCTGAAGCCAAGCTCAGCAATCTTTGCCAGTACATCCTGGCCGATAGGTTCAACATTTGTTTCTTTGGAATTTTTCTTACAGGAGAGTAAAACAAAGCATACTAACACAGGAAGACCTGCGATCTTGATTAGCTTTCTCATGTGCATGTTTTTTGTTAATTAGAAAAATGGTATTCCACTTAATGCAGGGTTACTACATATCAGTGGAGCGCTGTCTACGTAAAAAACAAGAAAAACGGGAAGGAGAATAGTAGAATATCTGTAATTGTAAGTTAGCGCATATACATTAAGTCTATAGGAAAGGTATACTGTTTTTTATTGTAACAAAGTTGCAACTTTCAATCAAAAAACAAACAACACATGATCCTTAGCAACTTAGGCGCAGTGCAGGTTTCAGCGGATTTCCGCGAACTTCGTTCGCAATACTGCAAATGAAAAGAGGGCGCCATACAGACGCCCTCTTTTATCATTAAAATTATCGTATTCTATTTCGATGCTGCATATCCTTCCGGCATCAGGATAGCGAAGAATTCATTCTTACCACCAAAGATGAGTTTGGCTGCTTCCTGCACATCGGCAGTGGTGAGCGCATTTACATTTTTCTCATAATTGAGGAATCTTTCCATATTGCCTCCATTGAGTTTGGCATCCATCAGCTGATTGAGCCAGGTGCCATTGTCTTTGTAGCTGGCTTTATATCCTTCGATCCAGGTCTTCTTCACTTTTTCCAGGTAGCTATTGTCTACTCCTTTCTCCTTTATCAGTGCGATCTCATGCTTCAGTGCTTTCACCAGTGTATCTGCTTTCTCAGGGCCGCAGGGCAACTGCACCATGAAGCTGTAAGCATTGTAAGGATATTTTTCCAGGCCACCACCGCTTTGTCCGCCATAGATACCCTGGATCTTTTCACGCAGCTCCTCGATGATACGAAGGTTGAGTACTTCACTGAGCGCATTCACTTTAAGATTCATCTCAGGACTATATGGCGTTTCACCTGTATAGAATGCCAGGATCAGGCTCTTCTGTTCTGCACCCTTGTTCATTTTGAATTCATGCGCCCCGGGAATCACACGAACTTTGGTATCCACCACTTCCATCGATTTTCCACTCACCGGCAAAGACGCGATGTATTGTTCGATGAAAGGAATGAGATCAGCTTCCTTGAAACTACCGGTGAACACGAAGTGCATACCGGCAGCATTGCCGAACATCTCTTTGTAGATGCCGATGCAACGGTCCGGGTTGATCTTATCGAAGTATTCAACATGGGGCACACGGATAGGCGCCAGCGGATTATTCTGGAAGATCACTTTGTACATGGAATCAGCAAAAGCTGCTTCAGGATTGGCAGCCAGGTTAGCGAACTGCGACTGGTTGCGTTGCACAAATGATTTGAATAGCTCGGCATCTTTCCTGGGTGCAGTCATCTGCAGGTAGAGTAACTGGAACAGGGTTTCCAGATCTTTCACGGTAGAGCTTCCTCCAACACCATGCGTATAGCCGGTGACAGAAATTTTCATTCCGGCAGATTTTCCGGCAAGCACCTTACGGAGATCAGTAGGCGAATAGTCGCCAAGCCCCATCGTTGGAACTACTGAAGCAAAATATTCTGCATTGTATTTATCAGCGAGGCCGTAATTGTTCTTGCCACCGAAGGCTGTACCGGCCACCAGGATCTGATCATTTTTATAATCAGTTGGCTTGAGGGTAACCGTGAGGCCATTGCTCAGTGTGAGATCAGTAGTTCCGAGCGTTGCATTGGTGGTCTTATTGGTAACCTTGCCTGCCCTGGGCAGTTCGGCCATCAGGCTGTTGCCAAGCGTTTTTTCTTCGTAAGGTTTAACATCGGCTTTACCCGCTGCATCCACCATCGCCAGCAGCTGATCTGCATTGGGCAGGTTGGTGGCTCCGCTTTCAGGGCCTGTTACATACACAAAATGCTTATCGTTCTTCATCACTTCCTTCTGAAAAGCATTCACTTCATCAACAGTGATACCAGGCAGAACGGATTTGATGTACTCGAATTCTTTGGCAATACCGGGGCTGGGAGACTGCTCCAGGAAGAGGTTCACATATTCGTCCACGAAGCTGCCGGACTCGGCCTTATCGCGGTCGTTGTAGGCTCTTTCGTAAGAAGCCAGGATATTCTTCTTGGTCCTTTCCATTTCTGCGGCCGTGAAACCATAACGTTTGATGCGTTCCAGTTCCTCCATCATGGCAGTGAGCGCTTTCTTTACGTCGCCGGTACCAGCGGCTGCGTATGCGCTGAATGCAGCGTATCCTCTCGCGTAAGAACCAAAGCTGGCCTGCGCTCCGAGATAAGGAGGATTCTCTTTCTGTGTGAGCTCTCCCAAACGTTGATTCACCATGCTTTCAAACAGTCCCTTGATCTGTGCCTTGCGGAAATCGGCAACTGTTAACATCGGATTTGTTTTGAAAGCGGAATAGTTCACAGCTACGGAATAAGTAGTGGCTTCAGGATCTGTAACCACAATCGCTTTGTTGGTAGTGTAAGGAGGCATTACAGCGCTTTCGCGTTTGCGTTCCTTTGCTGGGTTCACCAGCCTGGTGAAATGCTTTTTTACCATGGCTTCCGCTTTCACAGGATCAACATCACCCACAACAACAACAGCCATCAGGTTAGGACGATACCATTCTTTGTAGAAACGACGGATGGCATCGGGCGGGAAAGTCTTGATCAACTCTTCCTTACCAATCGGCAGCCTGTTGGCATACCTTGAACCGGCCAGCAGATCAGGGAGGATCTTTTTGAACATACGTTCATCAGCGCTCTTCCCCTGACGGCCTTCTTCGATAATGATGTTGCGTTCGTTGTTGATGTCATCAGTCAGATAAGATACATTGTGCGCCCAGTCTTCAAGGATCTGGAAACCACTTTCGAGGTTACCGGGTTTGTCTGTAGGGATGGGCAGGATGTACACGGTCTGATCGAAACTCGTATAGGCATTCAGGTCAGACCCGAATCCAACACCAATGTTTTGCAGGAAAGAAACGATCTCATTCTTCTTGAAATTCTTCGTTCCGTTGAAAGCCATATGCTCTCCCATATGCGCCAGCCCCTGCTGATCATCATCTTCCTGAATGGAACCGGCATTCACTACCAGTCGCAGTTCCACTTTTTGTTCAGGTTTCTTGTTTTGTCTGATGTAATACACGAGACCATTGGGCAGTTTGCCGGTCTTCACTTTAGGATCCAGCGGGATCTTGTCGGTCAACTTTACTTGAGCGAGCACGCTTGCAGAACACAGGACCATCAACATCATGAAGGCCCAGCGCTGAAGCGTGGTAACAGGTTTGTTCATAAACGAAAATTTTGTTGTGCAAATGTAGGGTAACCAAACATATGTTAGTTTCCACTGGTGGAATAAAAAAGCGGCAGGCACTATTGAA
This portion of the Pseudobacter ginsenosidimutans genome encodes:
- a CDS encoding M16 family metallopeptidase, which gives rise to MNKPVTTLQRWAFMMLMVLCSASVLAQVKLTDKIPLDPKVKTGKLPNGLVYYIRQNKKPEQKVELRLVVNAGSIQEDDDQQGLAHMGEHMAFNGTKNFKKNEIVSFLQNIGVGFGSDLNAYTSFDQTVYILPIPTDKPGNLESGFQILEDWAHNVSYLTDDINNERNIIIEEGRQGKSADERMFKKILPDLLAGSRYANRLPIGKEELIKTFPPDAIRRFYKEWYRPNLMAVVVVGDVDPVKAEAMVKKHFTRLVNPAKERKRESAVMPPYTTNKAIVVTDPEATTYSVAVNYSAFKTNPMLTVADFRKAQIKGLFESMVNQRLGELTQKENPPYLGAQASFGSYARGYAAFSAYAAAGTGDVKKALTAMMEELERIKRYGFTAAEMERTKKNILASYERAYNDRDKAESGSFVDEYVNLFLEQSPSPGIAKEFEYIKSVLPGITVDEVNAFQKEVMKNDKHFVYVTGPESGATNLPNADQLLAMVDAAGKADVKPYEEKTLGNSLMAELPRAGKVTNKTTNATLGTTDLTLSNGLTVTLKPTDYKNDQILVAGTAFGGKNNYGLADKYNAEYFASVVPTMGLGDYSPTDLRKVLAGKSAGMKISVTGYTHGVGGSSTVKDLETLFQLLYLQMTAPRKDAELFKSFVQRNQSQFANLAANPEAAFADSMYKVIFQNNPLAPIRVPHVEYFDKINPDRCIGIYKEMFGNAAGMHFVFTGSFKEADLIPFIEQYIASLPVSGKSMEVVDTKVRVIPGAHEFKMNKGAEQKSLILAFYTGETPYSPEMNLKVNALSEVLNLRIIEELREKIQGIYGGQSGGGLEKYPYNAYSFMVQLPCGPEKADTLVKALKHEIALIKEKGVDNSYLEKVKKTWIEGYKASYKDNGTWLNQLMDAKLNGGNMERFLNYEKNVNALTTADVQEAAKLIFGGKNEFFAILMPEGYAASK